The following proteins are co-located in the Paenibacillus sp. FSL H8-0079 genome:
- the poxB gene encoding ubiquinone-dependent pyruvate dehydrogenase, with product MKKTVADLLVESLLNAGIKRIYGIVGDSLNAVLDSIRRSGKIEWIHVRHEEVAAFAAGADAEVSGSIAVCAGSSGPGNMHLINGLYDCHRNRVPVLAIAAHIPSDEIGSEYFQATHPEYLFQECSHYCEVITTAKQMPRSLTMAIQTAVARSGVSVVVLPGDVAGLEAADLPVPEHVYHATNPVVHPSEPELVKLAEYLNQGKKITLLCGAGCAGAREPLMQLCDRLKSPMVIALRGKEYLEYDNPYSVGLTGLIGYSSGYHAMMDCDVLLMLGTDFPYRQFYPEDATVLQVDIQSSHLGRRTKLDYGVCGDVKATIETLLPYLTEEHSDKHLRKSVDRYVKVRKDLDELAVGKPGKKPIHPQYLTKIISDAAAENAIFTCDVGTPTVWAARYIEMSRNRRLLGSFSHGTMANALPQAIGAQVADRGRQVISLSGDGGITMLMGDLLTLKQHNLPIKVVVFNNGALGFVELEMKAAGFLESGTELVNPNFAMVAQAMGMEGIRVEDPDELEGAVQRALQHDGPVLIDVVVNRQELSLPPKIDIKQAEGFTLWMMKAVLNGRGDEIIELAKTNLLR from the coding sequence ATGAAAAAAACAGTCGCGGACCTTCTGGTTGAATCCTTATTGAACGCTGGCATCAAACGCATATATGGCATTGTTGGAGACTCCTTGAATGCGGTACTTGACTCCATCCGTCGTTCGGGCAAGATCGAGTGGATTCATGTACGACATGAAGAAGTGGCGGCATTTGCTGCTGGGGCAGACGCTGAGGTCAGTGGAAGTATCGCTGTCTGCGCAGGTAGCAGTGGTCCTGGTAACATGCATCTGATTAACGGTCTGTACGACTGTCATCGCAATCGTGTTCCTGTACTCGCTATCGCTGCACATATCCCAAGTGACGAGATTGGCAGTGAATATTTTCAGGCGACACATCCGGAATATCTGTTCCAGGAATGTAGTCATTATTGTGAAGTCATTACGACAGCAAAACAGATGCCGCGTTCCCTCACGATGGCCATCCAGACAGCAGTCGCACGTTCAGGTGTGTCTGTCGTTGTATTGCCGGGGGATGTAGCAGGACTTGAAGCAGCGGATCTGCCTGTGCCTGAGCATGTGTATCATGCAACCAATCCCGTGGTACATCCTTCTGAGCCAGAACTCGTGAAACTGGCGGAGTATCTGAATCAAGGCAAAAAAATTACGTTATTGTGCGGTGCAGGCTGCGCGGGCGCTCGGGAACCCCTTATGCAGCTCTGTGATCGCTTGAAATCCCCGATGGTTATTGCGCTACGAGGCAAGGAATATTTGGAGTATGACAACCCCTATTCCGTGGGCCTTACGGGTCTAATTGGGTATTCATCCGGTTATCATGCCATGATGGACTGTGATGTACTGCTGATGCTGGGAACGGATTTCCCATATCGTCAATTCTATCCCGAAGATGCCACTGTACTTCAGGTTGACATTCAATCTTCCCATCTGGGTCGGCGCACGAAGCTGGATTACGGCGTATGTGGGGACGTAAAAGCGACCATTGAAACTTTGCTTCCTTATCTAACAGAAGAACACAGTGACAAACATCTGCGTAAAAGTGTCGATCGTTATGTGAAAGTACGCAAAGATCTCGACGAGCTGGCCGTTGGAAAACCGGGTAAAAAGCCGATTCATCCGCAGTACCTAACCAAGATTATTAGTGATGCTGCAGCTGAAAATGCAATCTTCACCTGTGATGTCGGTACTCCGACAGTATGGGCGGCCCGTTATATCGAGATGAGTCGCAATCGCAGGCTGCTCGGCTCATTCAGTCATGGAACGATGGCGAATGCTCTGCCACAGGCAATTGGCGCCCAAGTCGCTGATCGGGGCAGACAAGTCATCTCTTTGTCGGGTGATGGCGGTATTACGATGCTGATGGGTGATCTGTTGACATTGAAACAGCATAATCTCCCGATTAAAGTTGTGGTGTTTAATAACGGAGCACTCGGTTTTGTTGAGCTGGAGATGAAAGCTGCCGGATTCCTGGAGTCGGGAACAGAGCTTGTCAATCCCAACTTTGCGATGGTTGCTCAAGCCATGGGCATGGAAGGTATTCGGGTTGAGGATCCGGATGAACTGGAAGGAGCTGTGCAGCGTGCGCTTCAGCATGATGGTCCTGTGTTGATTGACGTGGTGGTGAATCGTCAGGAATTGTCCTTACCTCCGAAGATTGATATCAAACAGGCGGAAGGATTCACCCTATGGATGATGAAAGCCGTGCTGAATGGACGCGGGGACGAGATTATTGAATTGGCCAAAACCAATTTGCTAAGATAG
- a CDS encoding SDR family oxidoreductase yields the protein MQLDLTGKTALVTGATGQLGRVIARTLAACGANLALHYINNDTKARELQGEIEALGRQAVIVQGDITKQDTAFRMRDEIQSVLGGVDIVVANAVIQYEWTTVLEQSPEDYLSQFESCVMQSVYLAKAFIPHMQNVRSGRFIGINTECAMQNFAHQSAYTAGKRGMDGVYRVLAKEVGEYQITVNQVAPGWTISERDRSNEPGHDEAYTRTVPLKRRGEDQEIANAVAFLTSDLSSFITGAYIPVSGGNVMPAI from the coding sequence ATGCAATTGGATCTCACAGGAAAAACCGCTCTGGTTACAGGTGCAACCGGTCAACTAGGGAGAGTGATCGCCCGCACGTTGGCAGCCTGTGGCGCCAATCTGGCTCTACATTACATAAATAATGATACCAAGGCTCGGGAGCTTCAGGGTGAGATTGAGGCACTGGGTCGTCAGGCCGTCATTGTACAGGGAGATATTACGAAGCAAGATACGGCATTCCGGATGCGTGATGAAATCCAGTCTGTCCTCGGCGGAGTGGATATTGTTGTTGCCAATGCAGTCATTCAGTATGAATGGACCACGGTGTTGGAGCAGTCGCCTGAAGATTATTTGAGCCAGTTCGAATCCTGTGTCATGCAGAGTGTATATCTTGCCAAAGCTTTCATACCGCATATGCAAAACGTCAGATCCGGTCGCTTTATTGGTATCAATACAGAATGTGCGATGCAAAATTTCGCTCACCAATCAGCCTACACCGCTGGTAAGCGTGGAATGGATGGTGTATATCGGGTGCTTGCCAAGGAGGTTGGCGAGTATCAAATTACCGTGAACCAGGTTGCACCTGGATGGACGATTAGTGAACGTGATCGCTCCAATGAGCCCGGACATGATGAGGCATATACGCGTACCGTGCCGCTGAAGCGCAGGGGTGAGGATCAGGAAATCGCCAATGCGGTGGCTTTTCTGACGTCGGACCTGTCCTCATTTATTACGGGTGCCTATATCCCAGTAAGTGGTGGCAATGTGATGCCTGCCATCTAG
- a CDS encoding Dabb family protein gives MSITHMVTFTLYAGKDTPEAEAFLKESSDALAVIPGVEQFQVLRQVSEKNEFDYSFSMVFADQAAYDAYNNHPVHRQYVAERWEKEVSRFQEIDLIQHNNK, from the coding sequence ATGAGCATCACACATATGGTAACGTTTACACTTTACGCAGGTAAAGATACACCGGAGGCAGAAGCCTTTTTGAAGGAAAGTTCCGATGCGCTGGCAGTCATTCCTGGGGTAGAGCAGTTTCAGGTTCTCAGACAGGTAAGTGAGAAAAATGAGTTCGATTACAGCTTTTCGATGGTCTTTGCGGATCAGGCTGCGTATGATGCATACAACAATCACCCGGTTCACCGTCAATATGTAGCAGAGCGTTGGGAAAAGGAAGTTAGTCGCTTCCAGGAAATTGATCTTATTCAACATAATAATAAATAA
- a CDS encoding type B 50S ribosomal protein L31, whose protein sequence is MPKVDIHPKTQLVIFYDASADFKFLSSSTKFSNETMEWEDGNSYPVIRVDTSSASHPFFTGKQRNVDIGGRVDKFNRKYNINK, encoded by the coding sequence ATGCCAAAAGTTGACATCCATCCAAAGACACAACTCGTAATTTTTTACGATGCAAGTGCTGATTTCAAATTCCTGAGTTCTTCCACGAAGTTCTCTAACGAAACTATGGAATGGGAAGACGGTAACTCTTACCCAGTAATCCGTGTGGACACTAGTTCCGCATCCCACCCGTTCTTCACTGGTAAACAAAGAAACGTGGATATCGGTGGCCGTGTTGATAAATTTAACCGTAAATACAACATCAACAAATAG
- a CDS encoding HPr family phosphocarrier protein: protein MRVHEFMIHADFHRDDLMSVSSQASRFTSDIILSYMESEHRVDVKSLLGMALLPIRYGSVVRLQTRGRDELEALEYMLNVLEKGTA, encoded by the coding sequence GTGAGAGTACATGAATTTATGATACACGCTGATTTTCATCGGGATGATCTGATGTCGGTATCTTCTCAAGCATCACGTTTTACCTCGGATATTATCTTGTCGTATATGGAGTCTGAGCATCGTGTAGATGTTAAAAGCCTGCTTGGGATGGCGTTACTTCCCATTCGATATGGTAGTGTTGTCAGATTACAGACAAGAGGCAGGGATGAGCTGGAGGCACTGGAGTACATGCTGAATGTGCTGGAGAAAGGGACGGCGTGA
- a CDS encoding NAD(P)-dependent alcohol dehydrogenase: MGQHQLPETMKAAIMTEPGHIIIEEQPVPQPAADEVLIQVMAVGVCGSDVHYFEHGRIGRFVVEKPIILGHECAGFIAAVGSNVSRLKTGDRVAIEPGVTCGRCTACKEGRYNLCPDVQFLATPPVDGAFVQYMVIREDMVFPIPDHLSYEEAAMNEPFSVGIHAARRSKLAPGTTLAIMGMGPVGLMAVAAAKSFGVEKIIVTDLEEVRLEAARRMGATHTINVRNEDALAVIRELTGGVGVDTAWETAGNPKALQSALYSLRRGGKLAIVGLPAQDEIALNVPFIADNEVDIYGIFRYANTYPAGIEFLSSGQHDVMSLITDRYSLEETQQAMERALHNKSGSLKVMVYPNGM; encoded by the coding sequence ATGGGACAACATCAACTGCCCGAGACCATGAAAGCTGCTATCATGACAGAGCCAGGACATATCATTATTGAGGAACAACCTGTCCCGCAACCGGCAGCGGATGAGGTGTTAATCCAGGTAATGGCTGTCGGGGTGTGTGGCTCGGATGTGCATTATTTTGAACATGGACGCATTGGCAGATTTGTGGTGGAGAAACCGATCATTTTGGGACATGAGTGTGCGGGATTCATTGCTGCTGTTGGCTCGAACGTATCCCGTCTGAAAACAGGGGATCGGGTTGCTATTGAGCCTGGGGTGACTTGCGGACGTTGCACGGCATGCAAAGAAGGTCGTTATAACCTGTGTCCGGATGTACAATTTCTAGCGACTCCTCCGGTGGATGGGGCATTTGTACAATACATGGTGATACGTGAAGATATGGTATTCCCGATCCCGGATCATCTGTCTTATGAGGAAGCAGCTATGAACGAGCCATTCTCTGTTGGTATTCACGCTGCACGCCGCAGTAAACTGGCTCCGGGTACAACCCTGGCGATTATGGGTATGGGTCCCGTTGGACTCATGGCCGTGGCTGCTGCCAAATCTTTCGGTGTAGAGAAGATCATTGTAACGGATCTGGAGGAAGTTAGGCTGGAAGCAGCTCGCCGCATGGGGGCCACGCATACCATTAATGTGCGAAATGAAGATGCGCTGGCTGTGATTCGCGAGTTAACAGGTGGTGTGGGTGTGGATACCGCATGGGAAACAGCGGGGAATCCGAAGGCGCTACAATCTGCTCTGTATTCACTTCGACGTGGAGGCAAACTTGCGATTGTGGGCCTGCCTGCACAGGACGAGATAGCACTCAATGTTCCATTTATTGCGGACAATGAAGTTGATATCTATGGCATATTCCGTTATGCCAATACGTATCCGGCAGGAATTGAGTTCCTGAGCTCCGGCCAGCATGACGTGATGTCCCTGATTACAGATCGTTATTCACTCGAAGAGACACAGCAAGCGATGGAGCGCGCATTACACAATAAAAGCGGCAGTCTGAAGGTCATGGTATATCCGAATGGTATGTAA
- a CDS encoding alpha-glucuronidase family glycosyl hydrolase, whose product MSQSVVQSGLSGPQYDAWLGYHSTLSGTNGFAKRTAPLWSRLILAEENHQIITTALTELSQGLEKLYGVKPTVGQLTASQASERNEHAPAIRIGTWEGSHPVAEAFSETERSAVQGEGYIIRRDEAEGVLVIGSETPQGVLYGTFHLLRELTLHQDSSSEADEAAGKWSFITEQPTNALRMINQWDNVDGSIERGYAGNSIFYDNGEFTQDLGRIRDYARLLASTGINAISINNVNVHRHESLFLTERYLGDVAKVAAEFRSYGIRLFLSANYASPIEIGGLHTADPLDAQVQEWWNIQTAKVYAAIPDFGGYLIKADSENRPGPFTYNRDHADGANMLAEALRPFGGLVIWRCFVYNCKQDWRDRSTDRARAAYDHFTPLDGRFADNVILQIKNGPMDFQVREAVSPLFGAMENTNQVIEFQITQEYTGQQRHLCYLVPQWKEVLDFDTYAKGEGSEIKRIADGSLYKRPYSGFAAVSNIGADACWTGHPLAQANLYGYGRLAWNPELSAEEIADEWVRLTFGHEDEVVRQVTDMLLNSLDIYENYTAPLGVGWMVNPEHHYGPNVDGYEYSKWGTYHFADCHGIGVDRTVMSGTGYTSQYHPENADRYESLDTCSDELILFFHHVPYTHVLHSGKTVIQHIYDTHFEGAAQAEALAETWRQLEGKVDPVIFSKVASLQDNQAEHAKEWRDMINTYFYRKSGIADEQGRTIY is encoded by the coding sequence ATGAGCCAATCCGTCGTTCAATCTGGTCTGTCAGGTCCACAATACGATGCATGGCTGGGGTATCACTCCACATTGTCAGGAACGAATGGGTTTGCCAAGAGGACAGCTCCACTCTGGAGCAGGCTGATCTTGGCGGAAGAGAATCATCAGATCATTACGACAGCTCTGACCGAACTGTCACAGGGACTGGAGAAGTTATATGGGGTGAAACCGACGGTCGGTCAACTGACTGCTTCTCAGGCTAGTGAGCGGAACGAGCATGCTCCTGCAATACGGATCGGCACTTGGGAAGGAAGCCATCCTGTGGCCGAAGCGTTTAGCGAAACCGAGCGCTCTGCTGTGCAAGGGGAAGGCTATATCATTCGCAGGGACGAGGCAGAAGGTGTACTGGTCATTGGATCAGAGACTCCCCAAGGAGTGCTGTATGGTACATTCCATCTGCTGCGAGAGCTGACACTGCATCAAGATAGCAGCAGCGAAGCGGATGAAGCTGCCGGCAAGTGGAGCTTTATTACCGAGCAGCCAACCAATGCGCTACGGATGATTAATCAGTGGGATAACGTGGATGGCAGCATTGAGCGTGGTTACGCAGGGAACTCCATTTTCTATGATAACGGGGAATTCACGCAGGACCTGGGACGTATCCGGGATTACGCAAGATTGCTCGCTTCCACGGGGATCAATGCCATATCGATCAACAATGTCAACGTACATCGGCACGAGAGTCTGTTCCTGACAGAACGTTACTTGGGTGATGTGGCGAAGGTCGCCGCTGAATTCAGATCCTATGGCATTCGACTGTTCCTGAGCGCCAACTACGCTAGTCCAATCGAGATTGGTGGATTGCATACGGCAGATCCGCTGGATGCGCAGGTACAGGAATGGTGGAACATCCAAACGGCCAAGGTGTATGCAGCCATTCCGGATTTTGGCGGTTACCTGATCAAGGCAGACTCCGAGAATCGTCCGGGACCGTTCACGTATAATCGTGATCATGCCGATGGTGCCAACATGCTGGCTGAAGCCCTTCGTCCATTCGGTGGATTGGTCATCTGGCGCTGCTTTGTCTATAACTGCAAGCAGGACTGGCGGGATCGTTCCACAGACCGTGCACGTGCAGCGTATGACCACTTTACGCCGCTGGATGGGCGGTTTGCCGACAATGTCATTTTGCAAATTAAGAATGGACCGATGGATTTTCAGGTGAGAGAAGCGGTATCCCCACTATTCGGTGCCATGGAAAATACGAATCAGGTCATTGAGTTTCAGATTACGCAAGAGTATACCGGGCAGCAGCGTCATCTGTGTTATCTGGTTCCTCAGTGGAAAGAAGTATTGGACTTCGACACATACGCCAAAGGCGAAGGTTCAGAGATCAAGCGAATCGCGGACGGTTCTCTGTATAAACGACCTTATAGTGGCTTCGCCGCAGTATCCAATATTGGTGCAGATGCCTGTTGGACAGGACATCCTCTCGCGCAGGCCAATCTGTATGGATATGGCAGACTTGCGTGGAATCCAGAGCTGTCCGCGGAAGAGATTGCCGATGAGTGGGTGAGACTGACGTTTGGACATGAGGACGAGGTCGTGCGGCAGGTTACGGATATGCTTTTGAATTCGCTAGATATCTATGAAAATTATACGGCACCTCTCGGTGTAGGTTGGATGGTTAACCCGGAGCATCATTATGGGCCGAATGTAGATGGATATGAGTATTCCAAATGGGGAACGTATCACTTTGCCGATTGTCATGGCATTGGTGTAGATCGAACGGTGATGAGTGGCACGGGGTATACCTCGCAGTATCACCCTGAGAATGCTGATCGTTATGAGTCCTTGGATACCTGTTCGGATGAGTTGATCTTATTTTTCCATCATGTGCCGTACACCCATGTTCTGCATTCGGGTAAGACAGTCATTCAGCATATTTATGATACACACTTTGAAGGTGCTGCGCAGGCAGAGGCGTTAGCCGAGACATGGAGACAGCTGGAGGGAAAAGTGGACCCAGTTATTTTCAGTAAAGTTGCTTCATTACAGGACAACCAGGCCGAACATGCCAAGGAATGGCGGGACATGATCAATACGTACTTCTATCGGAAGAGCGGCATAGCGGATGAACAAGGTCGAACAATCTATTGA
- a CDS encoding glycoside hydrolase family 52 protein: MSTSKSIFYNAHHAPIGAFASFTLGYKGAKGGLGLELGKPADQNVYIGLQSRDGDNYQALPFYEASEDESSRYDVEKLENGDQAQTSVDTEVKGDTAPSTTASKAPQSLITAFRDEDITREFTSGTDTWTAGDLTFRIYSPVRPVPDPTSGDREALMDALVPAVLVEMTIDNTQGQQPRKAYFGYQGNDPYSAMRLIGGPEGGSITGVGQGRLTAIMSADDGLWPARGFTLEKLLQEKHRENLAFGLGGTAALLMEVPAGEKRTYQFAVCFYRGGIVTTGMDTTYWYTRYFADIQAAGEYALQRFSELTASCAEVEQRLGTAGLTEDQSFMLAHSIHSYYASTQLLDADGEPLWVVNEGEYRMMNTLDLTADQLYFELALNPWTVRNELEWFVKRYSYKDQVRFPGEEKLYPGGITFTHDIGVANVFSRPGHSAYELVGIDDCFSQMSHEELVNWLCCATVYIEQTQDQAFVKDMLPVIRDCFESMLNRDHPDAEQRNGLMGLDSSRTQGGAEITTYDSLDVSLGQSRNNIYLAGKCWAVYIALEKLFATEKLADLSHQAGLQADRCAASIAAQLTDGGYIPAVIAENNDSRIIPAIEGLVFPYFTGCEAALDVNGRFGPYLKALQTHLKTVLVPGTCLFEDGGWKLSSTSNNSWLSKIYLSQFITRELLGVEWDETGKAADAAHVNWLLHPEESYWCWSDQILSGVAVGSKYYPRGVTSILWLLEGKGNRLAQIYASKEAVQ, from the coding sequence ATGAGCACATCCAAATCCATCTTTTATAATGCACATCACGCACCGATTGGTGCTTTTGCCAGTTTTACACTGGGATACAAAGGAGCCAAGGGCGGGCTGGGTCTGGAACTCGGCAAGCCGGCAGACCAGAATGTATATATTGGATTACAATCTCGCGATGGAGACAATTATCAGGCACTTCCTTTTTATGAAGCTTCCGAGGATGAGAGCAGCCGCTATGATGTAGAGAAGTTAGAGAATGGGGATCAGGCACAGACATCCGTAGATACGGAGGTAAAAGGGGACACGGCTCCGTCGACGACTGCGTCAAAGGCTCCACAATCTCTTATTACGGCTTTTCGTGATGAAGATATTACCCGTGAATTCACCTCAGGTACGGATACGTGGACTGCGGGAGATCTGACGTTCCGTATCTACTCGCCTGTCCGACCCGTACCAGATCCAACGAGTGGGGATCGTGAAGCCTTAATGGATGCACTCGTACCCGCCGTATTGGTAGAGATGACGATTGACAATACGCAAGGTCAACAACCACGGAAAGCCTACTTTGGCTATCAGGGTAATGATCCGTACTCTGCGATGCGTCTGATTGGAGGACCGGAAGGTGGCTCCATCACAGGTGTTGGACAAGGTCGGCTTACAGCCATTATGTCGGCAGACGACGGACTGTGGCCCGCGCGCGGGTTTACGTTGGAGAAGCTCTTACAGGAGAAGCATCGGGAGAATCTGGCTTTTGGACTTGGCGGAACTGCGGCATTACTGATGGAGGTACCTGCTGGAGAGAAACGTACATACCAATTCGCAGTATGTTTCTATCGTGGGGGTATTGTGACGACTGGAATGGATACGACGTATTGGTATACGCGGTATTTTGCAGACATCCAGGCAGCGGGAGAGTATGCATTACAACGTTTCAGTGAGCTGACTGCTTCCTGTGCGGAGGTTGAACAACGCCTTGGAACAGCTGGGCTGACAGAAGATCAATCCTTCATGCTTGCTCATTCCATCCACAGCTATTATGCGAGTACTCAACTGTTGGATGCCGATGGCGAGCCACTCTGGGTGGTGAACGAAGGGGAGTATCGAATGATGAACACACTTGATCTGACAGCAGATCAGTTGTATTTCGAGCTTGCCTTGAATCCCTGGACGGTGCGGAACGAGCTGGAGTGGTTTGTGAAACGATACAGTTATAAGGATCAGGTTCGTTTCCCGGGAGAAGAAAAGTTATACCCGGGTGGGATTACTTTTACCCATGATATTGGTGTAGCCAATGTGTTCTCTCGCCCCGGACACTCGGCATATGAGCTAGTGGGCATTGATGACTGCTTCTCACAAATGAGCCACGAGGAGCTGGTAAACTGGCTCTGCTGCGCGACAGTATACATCGAACAGACACAGGATCAAGCGTTTGTGAAAGACATGCTACCTGTTATTCGCGATTGCTTTGAGAGCATGCTTAATCGGGACCATCCCGACGCAGAACAGCGTAACGGTCTGATGGGTCTGGATAGTAGCCGCACACAAGGTGGAGCGGAGATTACAACCTACGACAGCCTGGATGTGTCACTTGGACAGTCTCGCAATAATATCTATCTGGCGGGTAAATGTTGGGCGGTCTATATTGCATTGGAGAAGCTGTTCGCAACTGAGAAGTTGGCAGATCTGTCCCATCAAGCAGGGCTTCAAGCAGATCGCTGCGCTGCCAGTATTGCTGCACAATTGACTGATGGCGGCTACATTCCAGCTGTTATTGCAGAAAATAATGATTCTCGAATCATTCCGGCTATTGAAGGTTTGGTGTTCCCGTACTTTACAGGCTGTGAAGCAGCACTGGATGTCAATGGTCGTTTTGGACCTTACCTGAAGGCACTCCAAACCCATCTGAAAACGGTTCTTGTACCTGGGACTTGTCTGTTCGAAGATGGAGGCTGGAAACTGTCCTCGACAAGCAATAACTCGTGGCTGAGCAAAATCTATCTGTCCCAATTTATCACCAGAGAGCTGCTGGGTGTGGAATGGGATGAGACAGGCAAGGCAGCAGACGCGGCTCATGTCAACTGGCTGTTGCATCCGGAGGAATCCTACTGGTGTTGGAGTGACCAGATCCTGTCTGGTGTGGCGGTTGGCAGCAAGTATTATCCGCGTGGTGTAACGTCCATTCTATGGCTACTCGAAGGCAAAGGAAATCGCCTTGCTCAGATCTATGCCAGCAAGGAGGCGGTACAATGA
- a CDS encoding AraC family transcriptional regulator — MSSTYLPPDLGESVHEVFYPDVQTTVNLFAIHLRSVGMDWDYPAHEHPQYELNYVTEGEQRMMVNGTLYIQKAGELLLIPPGSIHSSQSHNGKGFTYFCMHFDIDDPLFLSLLARIKQVRFSADSPVTQQIEPVLRKLMSSADDETASTMVQRMQLQSAVFELFGHLWEAVSQEAVQWFTEGHEKIELAHRIRNRLQGLMSQQFKQGHESEGHYGIDDIAAELGISSSHCNRVFKQVFGQSPRAVLSQLVLHEAKLLLGNPKLSVQNIAVMLGYKDIAHFSRQFKRWSGMSPSRYRQEQPALE; from the coding sequence ATGTCTTCAACATATTTGCCTCCCGATTTGGGAGAAAGTGTCCATGAAGTTTTTTACCCAGATGTGCAAACAACAGTCAATCTGTTCGCCATTCATTTACGAAGTGTGGGTATGGACTGGGATTATCCGGCACATGAGCACCCTCAATATGAATTGAATTATGTCACGGAAGGCGAGCAACGCATGATGGTGAATGGTACCCTATACATTCAAAAGGCTGGCGAACTGCTCCTGATTCCTCCGGGAAGCATTCATTCCAGCCAGAGCCATAACGGCAAGGGATTCACGTATTTTTGCATGCACTTTGACATTGATGATCCGTTGTTCCTATCATTGCTGGCGCGCATCAAACAAGTACGATTCAGTGCGGATAGTCCGGTGACGCAGCAGATTGAGCCCGTTTTGCGCAAATTGATGTCATCTGCGGATGATGAAACAGCAAGTACGATGGTTCAGCGTATGCAGTTGCAATCTGCAGTATTTGAACTATTCGGACATCTGTGGGAGGCGGTCTCGCAAGAGGCTGTGCAATGGTTTACGGAAGGACACGAGAAGATCGAACTCGCCCATCGGATTCGCAATCGATTGCAAGGCCTGATGAGCCAGCAATTCAAACAGGGACACGAATCGGAAGGACACTATGGTATTGATGATATTGCAGCAGAACTGGGTATCAGCTCTTCACACTGTAATCGTGTCTTCAAGCAGGTATTCGGTCAGTCTCCCCGTGCTGTGTTATCCCAGTTGGTTTTGCATGAAGCGAAGCTTCTTCTGGGCAATCCGAAGCTGTCTGTTCAAAATATTGCAGTCATGCTTGGTTACAAGGATATTGCCCATTTCAGTCGTCAATTCAAGCGTTGGTCCGGCATGTCGCCATCCCGTTACCGACAGGAACAGCCTGCTCTGGAATGA